TAACAAAAGGAATATGTGTTCTGCAAACTCCCGGACAGCACCGCAGCCACCACTGCTTTTACAAATGTAACCAGCGGCCTTCTGAGCGAGTGCACAAGCATCAGCAGGCACACCACTCATACCAGCTTTCTTCAGGCATTCCACATCAGATTCTTCATTTCCTATTGAAAAAAAGTACAGacatgtaaacaaacaaacaaaccagaggagaaaaactgagcaaaatagacacttttttctgtttaaatattaaTCTGGTTATTAAAATTTCAAtttttgtcacattttttttttatccaagAAGCTCAAAAGCACTTCAAGTGAACACCGATCATATTTTACATATAATATTTCAAGGATAGAAGTTGTACTCTTACGAAGAGTAATGCTGTTTGATCAACTGAGGAAGCACTTCCAGGACTCTGTAACTAAGCTGTCACTGAAATATAGTTTTGTACAAGATCACACAGCCTTCAGTTTTAATTCTCTGCTATTTGTTTCTAATTCAGAGTAAATCTGTATGATAATCTGAAACAAATTACCATCAATTCCAAATTGTGAACTACAACTGTACACTTCTGTaatatgaaaagcttttctaaatCACATTATAAACATAACTAATACATCACACAAAATTCAGTAGTGATTCATCATTGCATTTAATATTTAGATTGTAGTACCCAAATGAGAGTTAAAATACACATCTGATTTTGGTGATAATGTGTTAATTGATTGCACTCTAATCCCACTAAATTCAGTGTAATAGCAAAAGGGTGATTTAAAGAGAGAAACTGACCTAAGTAAGCAACCTCTTTCCAGCTTAAACCAATGTCTTTTCGCCAGTTCTCCAGGACTTGTAGTTTGTTTGTTGCATTAACTTCTGCTACACATCCCAGTTGCATGGCTGACAGGGATTTTGAACAATCTCTTTCAGAGATGAGTCGAACCTATTAAATCAAGTCAAGTTAAAACATAAACCTAAAGAAAGCAAGTTGATTTATGAAAAAAGAATACAAGTGTTTATCTTAGAAGCATAATCGGGTATCAGCAGAGTCTTGCATGACTTGTTTCTTCATTCAGAACTCAGAACAGAAGTGATTTGTATCCCCCAAAAAAACCATATTACAGTCTTGAATTACGAAGTGCTTTCGGAAAGTAAAATATCATTCTGTAGGCCTCCCTGAGCTTCCCAAATAGAAgtttacttttgtctttttaaatgcaCCGTGTACCAAATGAAACACTGGATACACCACAGTACAACGCCATGCTTGCTATCTAATGTAGTATCACTTAATCTAAGGCAAAGTAGGGTATCAAAGAGCTTCTGAGGacagtttctgaaatatttgtaaaagtgaaataatttgaagtatttttcctgATTCCTTTATATAATAACATTAACGTTTTATCTACAGAAAGACTTCAGCACGCCAAGAGACCATTAAACAGATTGAAGTGGTGTGGCATATTAATCTCTTGAGATTTAGATCGAAATGTGAAGTTTAGAAACAATACATAAGGTAGGCTAAAACCAGAAGATGATTGCAGCAAGATTTTTAAAGATCTAAAAAGATCTAAGACACAATCTCTCCACATTTTCTCTCCAAGCTGTGGACAACCTTATCATCCCTAACCACTGTTAAATACTAATAAGTATTTGGCATTAAGTACAGAATGAATGGGATTGGTGTACAGAGCAAGACTGTGTTAGCACCATACActagaaataaagcaaatgaagcaCAAAGCCCAAGAggtttttaataacaaattcCAAGTCCCCAAAATGTATCTGCAATGGCCTACTTAGAGTTTAACTAGCTTTACCATATCTATGCCTACTTCTATATGCAACAGGACTCAGACTAGGCCCTCAGAAGGCAGTCCTAATCTGTATCTAAATCTTACCTCAATAAATTCTTCAAGCTATATTAAAGGTAGAAGCATGCAGAAAACCGTAACAGGAAGGCTAACTGCACATGAATGCAAGCAAATAACGCCATTCAGCAGAAttcaacaataataataaaaaaagtaacaGCAATAACTAAGGAAAGCATCCACattataatttctgttttttttcatttacatcaAATTGTTACCACATAAGTTACAGTTAAAGCAACTATGCAGATGAAAGTGATTGGAGTTTGATTTCTCCTCTGCCGCAATAACAAGTCACCTAGGATGAGCCAAGTAATTTTCCTAGGTATCTCTTCTTACATGGCTGAGAGATAACAAACATAATTCTGCTTGGTAAAGCTATTGCAAAGACACAATCTATACAGCAGAGACATGTCACAATAAACAATCATGATACGAAGCGACTGCTAGCTAATGCGTGTCTAGACTAAACAGCACCAATCATATTGTGTGCTATCAAAACGCCATACAAATGTCTTTCCACATTTTTCAAGGACGGAAGGAAAAAGATACCATAGTTGCCACAGATGAGATTGAGCACGTTatcaaaacatatttattttcctctaagGAATCTGAGAACAATGTTTGTCCCAAACCTGAACCAGAGTATTGTGCTGATTTATCATAATAATAAAGCCTTACACTTCAGAACAGTCCTCACCTGGATTCCCCTTTTCTTTAATAGATTGATACCAATAATATCTCTGTAATCATAGGAGACCATTTCCTTGTGATCTTCTGTGATATAAATGCGACCATTTGTCAGGCATCCATCAACACTGCAAACCAATAGCTTCACTTCTTTTAATGGCTCCTTGCCAAAATATCCAAagctaaaacaaagaaattatctTTTCAGATGAAAGTTTTTGCACACTCCAAACACAGATATTTCAAATAAAGCTGTGAACTCCAGGCAGAAGAACTGGCtttaaaattctcatttttccccttaaaGTCTTCCCTTGGTATCTTCACTCTTCAACTAGATTCTCCCTCTTCAATTAAGAAAAGACCACAAAGCCAAAAGACAAGTAAGTTAtgtcttccatttaaaaatcagaatgagaTTTACTTATGTAGCATAAAATGTTATGTTCTATATGGCACTTGTGttgagaaaaagtaaaatggagtaaagaatgaaaaaggtACAGCAAATGCATTCAAATACCATCCACTGCTTCCTTATAGAAATGTAGAGTAGCTGCAAATAAAAGGCAGCAGGCAAGATATAATCCGCCCACGTCTTCTATTTGGACCACTCTTCACattctacaacttcctgaagggaggttgtgatgagaaggggtttggcctcttcttccaggcaacaaataggacccaaggaaatggccacaagttgcaCCATGGGAGATTCACATCAAATATAAGGAAAATCTTtctctctcagagagtggtcaggcactggaatggcctgtccagggaggtggtggagtcactgtccctggcagcGTTCAAGAGGAATCTAAATGAGGTGCTACAAAATATGGATTAATAGCTTAATGCGTAGTAAGGGTGATAggagggtggttggactagatgatcttgtaggtcctttgcaaccttgtgattctatgattctacaattctatgacttAGTCACATGCATGACCAAGCATGTTCCAGGCCATGTGAGCTTAAGACAACAGCTagaaaaaacaggaattttGTTAACACACTGCTATGAGATATTGAGGATTACAATCTCCCTTTGCCCTAGACTGAACTTACACAAATAAGAAGCACGTGTAAGTATATAGCACAGATAATTCAGATGATTttaacaaagaaaggaaaaataaagtatttgaaTTATCTTGAATAATTTGTTAAACTGAAacttaaaaaaaggaaaccttCAAATTCACACGATCATTCTTTGAAACAATTactaattttaaagaaataaaaggaattacAGTGTCTTTACCTCAACACTCTTTGCTCTGCAATAGGCCAGTCAATGTCTATATCAATATCCACACTGTGCTCAGCACGCATTTCATAGTAGGCCATTTTACCACCCTAAATAAAGTAGAATCCATTACAATTTTCTGCTCGAGTTAAATACAACTACAAAATGGTACAATTTAATACTTTGTAATGAAAGCTAAATATCTGGTTATACTGCAGTCACAGTTGCTAAATGCAAGTGAACCATCAACACTGATATGCATGCAAGCATACATGCATTCAAGGAATATGGTATATGTTAGCTATTAGGATGTACAGATTTCAGCAGGTCTTTTAATACAGTAGGATGGCAAACCTATTTTGCATGAGGAAGGTAAGGGACTATATTTGTAGTTCAACACATTACCCTCTACACATCAGGAGAGGGTAACACACTTTTTAAACCACAGTACAAAACCAGCATTGGACAAAGGGTGTAAACTGCCCAAGAATACAAGTTTGTAAAGTAAGAAGCCTTATGGCACTGCATTAACATAAGCTTTTCACTCAGTAATACTAAACTGAATGtttacatacataaaataaactTACTGAAACTCAGTATTCTAGGCTTAAACATATACATTGTAACATTTTAGACAAATATGTGTGCTCTGAACTGCCCTAATTACAATCAGTCCTGTCATATTGCAAGAAATAAGCCAACTGTCCTGAGGCCAAAGTGCTGTTAGCAGACTGcataagaaacagaagcatAACATTGAATTCAAACCCCACTGTGACAAGAGTTAAAAGATGAGTTGTTATAAAGAGCCATGACAACCAGAAGCACTAACCTGCAAGTAGCCTTTCTCGATCAAATGCCTcttagcaaaataaaaggagCCATTTTCATACAGCTCCCCAGGCCAATCTTGCCTCCTGTACCGCTT
The Coturnix japonica isolate 7356 chromosome 1, Coturnix japonica 2.1, whole genome shotgun sequence DNA segment above includes these coding regions:
- the CMAS gene encoding N-acylneuraminate cytidylyltransferase, with translation METDEAQPHAHLAALVLARGGSKGIPLKNIKLLAGVPLIGWVLRAAIDAGVFHSVWVSTDHDEIEKVAKQFGARVHRRSPEVSQDSSTSLETIREFLNHHHEVDIVGNIQATSPCLHPSDLIKVANLIQKEGFDSVFSVVRRHQFRWSEVKKGENKMTEPQNLNPAKRYRRQDWPGELYENGSFYFAKRHLIEKGYLQGGKMAYYEMRAEHSVDIDIDIDWPIAEQRVLSFGYFGKEPLKEVKLLVCSVDGCLTNGRIYITEDHKEMVSYDYRDIIGINLLKKRGIQVRLISERDCSKSLSAMQLGCVAEVNATNKLQVLENWRKDIGLSWKEVAYLGNEESDVECLKKAGMSGVPADACALAQKAAGYICKSSGGCGAVREFAEHIFLLLEKVNSARKQMEEVNSARGDTGRI